One part of the Nocardia higoensis genome encodes these proteins:
- a CDS encoding AAA domain-containing protein, whose translation MTTDTARAADAAVAGILTDLATSTNRAIVVDSPPGAGKSTLVVKAARQLAESGDQHMIVAQTNEQVDDLIERLATADPGLAIGRVSAAGYLPSERVTRPNVTVAQKVTDLADRTVVIGTAAKWATIEDGEWQHAIIDEAYQMRSDMLLRIANRFDRGLFVGDPGQLDPFATVDTGRWAGLTWDPTTSAVSVMLANNPDIRPHSLPVSWRLSATAAPVVSAAFYPFNEFRAGTDPAARTLTYSARGLRTPVDAVLDEAADHGWGWYELPARHALRTDSEAVRAVAEITRRLLERAPTAHSEQGTHTVTVDRVAIGTAHRDQAEAIRTALRGTPAEAVTVDTANRLQGREYDVTVVLHPLSGRRDASAFHLEAGRLCVLASRHRHACIMVGRAGIPELLDAHPSAEPVHLGVPVKFPDGWEANQAILSRLEQHRVRGT comes from the coding sequence ATGACCACCGACACCGCCCGCGCCGCCGACGCCGCCGTCGCGGGCATCCTCACCGACCTCGCCACCTCCACCAACCGCGCGATCGTCGTCGACTCTCCGCCCGGCGCGGGCAAATCCACCCTCGTGGTCAAGGCCGCCCGCCAGCTCGCCGAATCCGGCGACCAGCACATGATCGTCGCCCAGACCAACGAACAGGTCGACGACCTCATCGAACGCCTCGCCACCGCCGACCCCGGTCTGGCCATCGGCCGGGTGTCCGCGGCGGGGTACCTGCCCTCGGAGCGCGTCACCCGCCCGAATGTGACCGTCGCGCAGAAGGTCACCGACCTGGCCGACCGCACCGTCGTCATCGGCACCGCCGCCAAATGGGCCACCATCGAGGACGGCGAATGGCAGCACGCCATCATCGACGAGGCCTACCAGATGCGCAGCGACATGCTGCTGCGCATCGCCAACCGCTTCGATCGCGGCCTGTTCGTCGGCGACCCCGGCCAGCTCGACCCCTTCGCCACCGTCGACACCGGCCGCTGGGCGGGCCTGACCTGGGACCCCACCACCAGCGCCGTCTCGGTCATGCTCGCCAACAATCCCGACATCCGCCCGCACAGCCTGCCCGTCTCCTGGCGCCTGTCGGCCACCGCCGCCCCCGTCGTCTCCGCCGCCTTCTACCCCTTCAACGAATTCCGCGCCGGCACCGACCCCGCCGCCCGCACCCTCACCTACTCCGCCCGCGGCCTGCGCACCCCCGTCGACGCCGTCCTCGACGAAGCCGCCGACCACGGCTGGGGCTGGTACGAACTCCCCGCCCGGCACGCCCTGCGCACCGACAGCGAAGCCGTCCGCGCCGTCGCCGAGATCACCCGACGCCTGCTGGAACGCGCCCCCACCGCCCACTCCGAACAGGGCACCCACACCGTCACCGTCGACCGCGTCGCCATAGGCACCGCCCACCGCGACCAGGCCGAAGCCATCCGCACGGCCCTGCGCGGCACCCCCGCCGAAGCGGTCACCGTCGATACGGCCAACCGCCTGCAGGGCCGCGAATACGACGTCACCGTGGTCCTGCACCCGCTGTCGGGGCGCCGCGACGCCAGCGCTTTCCACCTCGAAGCCGGGCGCCTGTGCGTGCTGGCCTCCCGTCACCGGCACGCCTGCATCATGGTGGGCCGCGCGGGGATCCCCGAACTCCTCGACGCCCACCCCTCGGCCGAACCGGTGCACCTCGGAGTGCCGGTCAAATTCCCCGACGGGTGGGAGGCCAATCAGGCGATCCTGAGCCGGCTCGAACAGCATCGCGTACGCGGCACATAG
- a CDS encoding UvrD-helicase domain-containing protein, whose amino-acid sequence MLLTSRGWQLFVDRSSPAPVGASTYALGPTGVYALVFTDTVPDRRQLLSLRKHAEETFAGLLSGGSQFVPHMLEVALLMPRAVRTEAHDPFLAVDEATMHSALVTGEHRLSQRRVRDIAVALAERLSGHEWISADAAPTAEAVASESLFAEQDLHVSARDGALNRPFHEWMTFLDPDQLSLVHTNFNGPARISGPAGTGKSVVALHRMAHFAKRHPGRLLFTSFVKTLPAYHYSAFARIAPHAVDRSTFTGLHAWTMTFLHRRGVDYNLDDGARNDALARTWQAVRKDLGRIDGTDYGYWTDEIDRVIEGRGIPDVSTYQAINRTGREGIQLHGNQRKYVWENWYEPYRDRLEERGVHDFNDVIRLAVEELRLRPLDDTEDFALVVVDEVQDFTLMELRLVHLIAGGGPDAQLLLVGDGQQQVYAGGWRLSDAGIPIAGRGRVLRTNYRNRRAVLRYTKMIEAGNTVDDLDGGRGFVLRDSVATLPGGTAVDRHIRRRDVDAELVRAITESGQPISDMSVIVNSRKDAEHYQRVLDRAGFPTLALEKYDGTQLDAIKVGTVHRAKGMDFAAVFHITEEPPENRTGLTGGARDRAELLARQTLVASSRPRDYLWIAYVSD is encoded by the coding sequence GTGTTGCTCACATCGCGCGGCTGGCAACTCTTCGTCGACCGGTCGTCACCGGCGCCCGTCGGCGCATCGACCTACGCCCTCGGGCCGACGGGCGTCTACGCTCTGGTGTTCACCGACACCGTCCCGGATCGAAGGCAACTCCTGTCGCTTCGCAAGCACGCGGAGGAGACGTTCGCCGGACTGCTGTCGGGAGGGTCCCAGTTCGTTCCGCACATGCTCGAAGTCGCTCTGCTCATGCCGCGGGCGGTCAGGACCGAAGCGCACGACCCCTTCCTCGCCGTCGATGAAGCCACGATGCACAGCGCGTTGGTCACCGGCGAGCATCGCCTCTCACAGCGTCGCGTTCGCGATATCGCCGTCGCTCTCGCCGAAAGACTGAGCGGGCACGAATGGATCTCCGCCGACGCCGCGCCCACCGCCGAGGCCGTGGCCTCGGAATCCCTCTTCGCCGAGCAGGATCTGCACGTCAGCGCCCGCGACGGTGCGCTCAACCGCCCGTTCCACGAGTGGATGACCTTTCTGGATCCCGATCAACTTTCCCTCGTGCACACCAACTTCAACGGCCCCGCCCGGATCAGCGGCCCGGCGGGCACGGGAAAGTCCGTGGTCGCTCTGCATCGCATGGCGCACTTCGCCAAACGTCATCCCGGCCGCCTGCTGTTCACCAGCTTCGTCAAGACCTTGCCCGCCTATCACTACTCCGCGTTCGCCCGGATCGCCCCGCACGCTGTCGATCGATCCACCTTCACCGGACTGCACGCCTGGACGATGACCTTCCTCCATCGACGCGGCGTCGACTACAACCTCGACGACGGCGCGAGGAATGATGCGCTGGCGCGAACTTGGCAAGCGGTACGGAAGGATCTCGGCCGGATCGACGGCACCGACTACGGCTATTGGACCGACGAGATCGACCGTGTCATCGAAGGCAGAGGCATACCCGACGTCAGCACCTACCAGGCGATCAACCGGACGGGCCGTGAAGGCATCCAACTGCACGGCAACCAGCGCAAGTATGTCTGGGAGAACTGGTACGAGCCCTACCGAGACCGTTTGGAAGAGAGAGGCGTCCACGATTTCAACGATGTGATCCGTCTCGCGGTCGAAGAGCTTCGGCTGCGCCCTCTGGATGACACCGAGGACTTCGCGCTGGTCGTCGTCGACGAAGTGCAGGACTTCACCCTTATGGAACTCCGTCTGGTCCACCTGATCGCAGGCGGTGGTCCGGATGCCCAACTGTTGCTGGTGGGCGATGGGCAACAACAGGTGTACGCGGGTGGCTGGCGCTTGTCCGACGCGGGCATACCGATCGCCGGCCGCGGCCGAGTTCTGCGGACCAACTATCGCAACCGCCGAGCCGTCCTGCGCTACACGAAAATGATCGAGGCAGGGAACACGGTCGATGATCTCGATGGTGGACGTGGCTTCGTCCTGCGCGACAGCGTGGCCACTCTCCCCGGCGGGACAGCCGTCGACAGGCATATCCGGCGCCGAGACGTCGATGCCGAGCTCGTCCGCGCCATCACCGAGTCGGGTCAACCGATCTCCGATATGTCCGTCATCGTGAACTCCCGCAAAGACGCCGAGCACTACCAGCGCGTCCTGGATCGTGCCGGGTTCCCCACCCTCGCGCTGGAAAAGTACGACGGTACCCAACTCGACGCCATCAAGGTCGGCACCGTCCACCGAGCCAAGGGAATGGACTTCGCCGCGGTCTTCCACATCACCGAAGAGCCGCCGGAAAACCGCACCGGACTCACCGGTGGCGCCAGGGACCGCGCCGAACTCCTCGCCCGCCAGACCCTGGTGGCTTCCAGCCGGCCACGGGACTACCTGTGGATCGCCTACGTGTCCGACTGA
- the lipA gene encoding lipoyl synthase codes for MTSVDTPTPQGGTPTPATAAQATATADGRKLLRIEARNAQTPIERKPKWIRTRATMGPEYSELKGLVKREGLHTVCEEAGCPNIFECWEDREATFLIGGEQCTRRCDFCQIDTGKPAALDRDEPRRVAESVQAMGLRYSTITGVARDDLDDGGAWLYAETVRAIKRLNPATGVELLIPDFNADPAQLAEVFDTRPEVLAHNLETVPRIFKRIRPAFRYERSLSVLTAAREAGLVTKSNLILGMGETPEEVTQAMRDLHDAGCDILTITQYLRPSPRHHPVDRWVKPEEFVEHSKAAEAMGFAGVMAGPLVRSSYRAGRLYAQAMIHHGREIPAAMAHLAEEGTASQEASAVLARFGS; via the coding sequence CGCGCAACGCGCAGACCCCGATCGAGCGCAAGCCCAAGTGGATCCGTACCCGCGCCACCATGGGCCCCGAGTACAGCGAACTCAAGGGCCTGGTCAAGCGTGAGGGCCTGCACACCGTCTGCGAGGAAGCGGGCTGCCCCAACATCTTCGAATGCTGGGAAGATCGCGAAGCCACCTTCCTCATCGGCGGCGAGCAGTGCACCCGCCGCTGCGATTTCTGCCAGATCGATACGGGCAAGCCCGCCGCCCTCGACCGCGACGAGCCCCGCCGCGTCGCCGAATCCGTCCAGGCGATGGGTCTGCGCTACTCCACCATCACCGGTGTGGCCCGCGACGACCTCGACGACGGCGGCGCCTGGCTCTACGCCGAAACCGTCCGCGCCATCAAGCGTCTGAACCCCGCGACGGGCGTCGAGCTGCTCATCCCCGACTTCAACGCCGACCCCGCCCAGCTGGCCGAGGTCTTCGATACCCGCCCCGAGGTGCTCGCCCACAACCTGGAGACGGTCCCGCGCATCTTCAAGCGCATCCGCCCCGCGTTCCGTTACGAGCGCTCCCTGTCGGTCCTCACCGCCGCCCGCGAAGCCGGCCTGGTCACCAAGTCCAACTTGATCCTCGGGATGGGCGAGACCCCCGAGGAAGTCACCCAGGCCATGCGCGACTTGCACGACGCGGGCTGCGACATCCTCACCATCACCCAATACCTGCGCCCCTCCCCCCGCCACCACCCCGTCGACCGCTGGGTCAAGCCGGAGGAATTCGTCGAGCACTCCAAGGCCGCCGAAGCCATGGGCTTCGCGGGCGTCATGGCGGGCCCCCTGGTCCGCTCCTCCTACCGAGCCGGTCGCCTCTACGCTCAGGCCATGATCCACCACGGCCGCGAGATTCCCGCCGCCATGGCGCATCTCGCCGAGGAAGGCACCGCCTCCCAGGAGGCTTCCGCGGTCCTCGCCCGCTTCGGCAGCTGA
- a CDS encoding RNA polymerase sigma factor yields MDGVTDAASRVAEAARTSYGRLLALLAARCGDVTTAEDALADAFERAVRTWPVDGVPANPDAWLLTVARNRVRDVTTGAPARRTVAFDPRRHDPGLLDRIDPEALEDRRLELMFVCAHPAIDPVTRTPLMLNTLLGCTAEQIGRAFAVPKTTVAARLTRAKKRIRQARIPFRVPDRAELPARVDAVLAAVYGAFAIDWHSTGRELHESLTGEALYLAEVLTEVLPEDPEAHGLAALIDLCTARAPARRDAEGRYVPLESQDRGLWDAELVARGHAHLRCAHSFGTLGRYQLEAAIQAAEGAGADPVVILEAHRALHSLSPTLGSATSLAAATARVHGPAAGLEILDTEVDDRRFQPAWATRAHLCASLGRADEARVAYIRAIDLSHDGAERRFLTEARDALERH; encoded by the coding sequence ATGGACGGCGTGACCGACGCGGCGTCGCGGGTCGCCGAGGCGGCCCGCACGTCCTACGGCAGGCTGCTGGCGCTGCTCGCGGCGCGCTGCGGTGATGTCACGACGGCGGAGGACGCGCTCGCCGACGCCTTCGAACGCGCGGTGCGCACCTGGCCGGTGGACGGCGTGCCTGCCAACCCGGACGCCTGGCTGCTGACCGTGGCGCGCAATCGCGTCCGCGATGTCACCACGGGCGCGCCCGCCCGCCGCACCGTCGCGTTCGACCCGCGGCGTCACGACCCCGGCCTGCTGGATCGGATCGATCCGGAAGCGCTGGAGGATCGGCGGCTCGAGCTCATGTTCGTCTGTGCGCATCCGGCGATCGACCCCGTGACACGGACTCCGCTGATGCTCAACACCCTGCTCGGCTGCACGGCCGAACAGATCGGCCGGGCGTTCGCCGTGCCCAAGACGACGGTGGCGGCCCGGCTGACCAGGGCGAAGAAGCGGATCAGGCAGGCGCGCATCCCTTTCCGGGTGCCCGATCGCGCGGAGCTGCCCGCACGGGTCGACGCGGTCCTCGCCGCGGTCTACGGCGCGTTCGCCATCGATTGGCACAGCACCGGGCGGGAACTGCACGAGTCGCTGACCGGCGAGGCGCTGTATCTGGCCGAGGTGCTGACCGAGGTGTTGCCCGAGGACCCCGAGGCACACGGTCTCGCGGCCCTCATCGACCTGTGCACGGCACGGGCACCGGCGCGCAGGGACGCCGAGGGTCGCTATGTTCCGTTGGAATCGCAGGACCGCGGTTTGTGGGATGCCGAGCTCGTCGCCCGGGGGCATGCCCATCTGCGGTGCGCGCATTCGTTCGGCACGCTCGGTCGCTATCAGCTCGAGGCGGCGATCCAAGCGGCCGAAGGCGCGGGCGCCGACCCGGTCGTCATCCTGGAAGCTCACCGCGCGTTGCACAGTCTGTCCCCGACGCTCGGCAGCGCGACCTCGCTTGCCGCCGCGACCGCCCGCGTCCACGGACCCGCGGCGGGTCTGGAGATTCTGGATACGGAGGTCGACGACCGGCGCTTCCAACCCGCCTGGGCCACCCGCGCCCACCTGTGCGCGTCGCTCGGCCGTGCGGACGAAGCTCGTGTCGCGTATATACGCGCGATCGATCTCTCGCACGACGGCGCCGAAAGGCGATTCCTGACCGAGGCGAGGGACGCGCTCGAACGGCACTGA
- a CDS encoding YciI family protein has product MRYAFLIHNEEPAEGEIPAEAIEEMQRAFGAYGRALQEAGVLVGADILACQAATTTVTRRNGSLQVQDGPFAATKEALAGVFVVEVPDLDAALGWAEKCPAASYAMLEVRPVATSCVAGEWTA; this is encoded by the coding sequence ATGCGATACGCGTTTCTGATCCACAACGAGGAGCCGGCCGAGGGCGAGATCCCGGCGGAGGCGATCGAGGAGATGCAGCGGGCGTTCGGAGCGTACGGACGCGCGTTGCAGGAGGCCGGTGTGTTGGTCGGCGCGGACATCCTGGCCTGTCAGGCGGCGACGACCACGGTGACTCGGCGCAACGGGTCGTTGCAGGTGCAGGACGGACCGTTCGCGGCGACGAAGGAGGCGCTCGCCGGGGTGTTCGTGGTGGAGGTGCCGGATCTGGACGCCGCGCTCGGGTGGGCGGAGAAGTGCCCGGCGGCGAGTTACGCGATGCTGGAGGTGCGGCCGGTCGCGACCTCGTGTGTCGCGGGGGAATGGACGGCGTGA
- a CDS encoding macrolide family glycosyltransferase, giving the protein MSANRAHIAMVGVPAVSHILPSSEIIRELATRGHRVTYANDPMVGDMITATGAELVPCSSTLPVADNDWPDDPIAAMSLFLDDAIQALPQLRAAYDADPADLYLYDIGGYAARALAERQRRPFVQLSPTYVAWDGYDEEVAAVLWQLPGADEYRAKFARWLAECGASTTDVNAFPGRPDRALALISRAMQPHADRVDTRTVTFVGPCFDLRPGEPTWIRPADAENVVLISLGSAYTRQPEFYRQCLRAFGELPGWHVVLQIGKHTDAAELGPIPANVEVHSWVAQREILDQADAFVTHAGMGGCGEGLLAGVPMIAVPQAVDQFTNADRLVELGVARRIDTADATAENLRAALLELVGDQERARRSAQLRAAALAEGGTRRAADLIEEMVG; this is encoded by the coding sequence ATGTCCGCTAACCGCGCCCACATCGCTATGGTCGGCGTCCCGGCCGTCAGTCACATCCTGCCCAGCTCGGAGATCATCCGGGAGCTGGCGACGCGCGGCCATCGCGTGACCTATGCCAACGATCCGATGGTCGGAGACATGATCACCGCCACCGGCGCCGAACTCGTGCCGTGCTCCTCGACGCTGCCCGTCGCCGACAACGATTGGCCCGACGACCCGATCGCGGCGATGTCGCTGTTCCTGGACGACGCCATCCAGGCGCTCCCGCAATTACGCGCGGCATACGACGCCGACCCCGCCGACCTCTACCTCTACGACATCGGCGGGTATGCCGCGCGGGCGCTCGCCGAACGACAGCGCCGCCCCTTCGTCCAGCTGTCGCCGACGTATGTGGCGTGGGACGGTTACGACGAGGAGGTCGCGGCGGTGCTGTGGCAGCTGCCGGGCGCCGACGAGTACCGGGCGAAGTTCGCGCGCTGGCTGGCGGAGTGCGGCGCGTCCACCACCGACGTGAACGCCTTCCCGGGCCGGCCGGACCGCGCGCTGGCGCTGATCTCGCGGGCGATGCAGCCGCACGCCGATCGGGTCGACACGCGGACGGTGACGTTCGTCGGTCCCTGCTTCGATCTGCGGCCGGGCGAGCCGACCTGGATTCGGCCGGCGGATGCCGAGAACGTCGTGCTGATCTCGCTCGGCTCGGCGTACACCCGGCAACCGGAGTTCTACCGGCAGTGCCTGCGCGCCTTCGGAGAGCTGCCCGGCTGGCACGTCGTGCTACAGATCGGCAAGCACACCGATGCCGCGGAGCTGGGCCCGATCCCGGCGAATGTGGAGGTGCACTCCTGGGTTGCGCAGCGGGAGATCCTCGACCAGGCCGATGCTTTCGTCACCCATGCCGGGATGGGCGGGTGCGGAGAGGGATTGCTGGCCGGCGTCCCGATGATCGCTGTGCCGCAGGCGGTCGATCAGTTCACCAACGCCGACCGTCTGGTGGAGCTGGGTGTGGCTCGCCGGATCGACACCGCGGACGCGACCGCCGAGAACCTGCGTGCGGCGCTGCTCGAACTCGTCGGCGATCAGGAACGCGCTCGCCGCTCGGCCCAGTTGCGGGCCGCGGCGCTGGCGGAGGGCGGCACGCGCCGCGCCGCCGACCTCATCGAGGAGATGGTGGGCTGA
- a CDS encoding DNA sulfur modification protein DndB yields the protein MLGTSLRHPDTSATTANATGALMVVGDDVRFYVTDGQHRITAIRGHGSDRAAIPGLVDADAGFENDSLAVLIVVEEDLKRIHQDFADAAQTKQIPASLLDVYNTREPVNGVLARRPHSLPRRPRRRHLQDAAEGVVASSR from the coding sequence GTGCTGGGAACGTCTCTACGTCACCCGGATACCAGCGCAACGACGGCGAACGCGACAGGAGCTCTCATGGTGGTCGGCGACGACGTCCGCTTCTACGTCACCGACGGCCAGCACCGCATCACCGCCATCCGCGGGCACGGCTCCGATCGCGCGGCGATTCCCGGACTCGTCGACGCCGACGCCGGTTTCGAGAACGACAGCCTCGCGGTGCTGATCGTCGTGGAGGAAGACCTCAAACGCATCCACCAGGATTTCGCCGACGCCGCGCAGACCAAGCAGATCCCCGCCAGCCTGCTCGACGTCTATAACACCCGTGAACCGGTCAACGGCGTGCTCGCCCGTCGTCCGCACTCACTTCCTCGGCGGCCGCGTCGACGCCACCTCCAAGACGCTGCCGAAGGCGTCGTGGCCAGTTCCCGATAG
- a CDS encoding DUF6448 family protein translates to MPPHCDSLDGPVVSAARQALDTAEVTRVLPFVPAEAEAEVRAAFDRVVPLRETGAQAARELAELWFFETVVRLHRAGEGAPYAGLKPAGLSVGPVIPIAERAIESGESQQLADFLSNVLRDELKHRLDAVHTLAAHRALSVADDRRYVQAMLGFQVYSHHLYKAMQAHDHHEGRK, encoded by the coding sequence ATGCCTCCGCACTGCGACTCACTCGACGGTCCCGTCGTCTCCGCGGCCCGACAGGCACTCGACACCGCCGAGGTGACCCGCGTCCTGCCGTTCGTCCCCGCCGAAGCCGAAGCCGAGGTCCGCGCGGCCTTCGACCGGGTCGTGCCGCTGCGCGAGACCGGCGCTCAGGCCGCCCGCGAGCTCGCCGAATTGTGGTTCTTCGAGACCGTCGTCCGCCTGCACCGCGCCGGCGAAGGCGCCCCCTACGCCGGTCTGAAACCCGCCGGGCTGTCGGTCGGTCCGGTGATCCCGATAGCCGAGCGCGCGATCGAATCCGGCGAGAGCCAACAGCTGGCCGACTTCCTGAGCAACGTCCTGCGCGACGAACTGAAGCACCGCCTCGATGCCGTCCACACGCTGGCCGCACACCGAGCCCTGTCCGTGGCCGACGACCGGCGCTACGTGCAGGCCATGCTCGGCTTCCAGGTGTACAGCCACCATCTCTACAAGGCGATGCAGGCCCACGACCACCACGAAGGCCGGAAGTAA